Genomic DNA from Burkholderia plantarii:
GAAGTGCATCTTCTGCTATCCGCGCATCGAGGCCGGCGAGCCGACCGTCTGCTCGGAAACCTGCGTGGGCCGCATCCGCTACCTCGGCGTGCTGCTCTACGACGCCGACCGGATCGGCGAGGCCGCCGCCGTCGAGCACGAAACCGATCTCTACGAGGCGCAGCTCTCGGTGTTCCTCGATCCGCACGATCCGCTCGTGATCGCGCAGGCCGAGCGCGACGGCGTGCCGGCCGCCTGGCTCGACGCGGCGCGCCGCTCGCCCGTCCACCGGATGGCGATCGACTGGAAGATCGCGTTCCCGCTGCACCCGGAATACCGCACGCTGCCGATGGTCTGGTACGTGCCGCCGCTCTCGCCGATCAACGCGGCCGCCAGCGGCGGCACGCTCGGCATGCACGGCCTGCTGCCCGACGTCGGCGCGCTGCGCATTCCGCTGCGCTATCTGGCGAACCTGCTGACGGCCGGCGACGAGGCGCCGGTGAAGCTCGCGCTCGAACGGCTGCTGGCGATGCGCGGCTTCATGCGCGCGCGCCACGTGGACGGCGCGAGCGACGCCGACGCGCGCGCCGTGCTCGACCAGGCCGGCCTGTCGGTCGCGCAGGTCGAGGAGATGTACCGCTACCTCGCGATCGCCAACCACGAGGATCGCTTCGTGATCCCGAGCAGCCACCGCGAATACGCGGAGGACACCTTCGACCTGCGGGCCGCCTGCGGCTTCTCGTTCGGCAACGGCTGCTCGGACGGGCGCTCCGGCACCGGCCTGTTCGGCTCGGCGAAGCCGCGCCAGACGATCCCGATCCGCGAGGTGACGCCATGAACCCGCTGCCTTCCAGCGCCGGGCGTTCCAGCGCGGAGCCTGCCGTCGCCGTGCCGTCCATCACCTACGCGGCGCTGTCGATGCTGCTCGACTATCCCGACGCGGCGCTGCTCGACGCGCTCGATTCGATCGACGCCTGCCTGCGCGAGCAGTTGGGCGCGCTACCGGCCACGGCCGCCAGCCTGGCCGGCCTCGCGCGCTTTCACGCCTATCTGCGCGGCCACGACCTGCTGACGCTGCAGGAGAACCACGTCGGCCTGTTCGATCACGGGCGCGCCACCTCGCTGCATCTGTTCGAGCACGTCCACGGCGAATCGCGCGACCGCGGCCAGGCGATGGTGGACCTGCTGCAGACCTACGAGCGCCACGGGCTGTCGCTGAACCCCGGCGAACTGCCCGACTACCTGCCGGTGTTCCTCGAATATCTGTCGCGGCTGCCGGCGCCGGAGGCGGCCGCGCTGCTCGGCGAGACCGCCGCGATCCTGCTCGCGCTGGCGCGGCAGCTGGCCAGGCGCGGCAGCCATTACGGCTTCGTGCTCGGCGCGCTGCTGCCGCTGGCCGGCATCGCGCCCGGGCAGGTGCCGCCCGCGCCGGACGCGCCCGTGGACGACGCGGCGGCCCCGCCAACGCCGGCCGATCTGCACGAACTCGATGCGTCCCATGCCGACGCGCCGGTGCGCTTCGGCGGCGCGGGAGCCGCGGCGCCGAAGCCGGCACCCGGCGGCGAACCCACCTCGGGACCGTGCGCCGCCGAACCCGACACGCAGCCGATCCATTTCCACGCCCGGCGGCCGGCCGCCGGCCACGACCCGATCCGATCCTCCTCGAGGGGACAATCATGAGCGCCTATTCGACCTACTTCCTGTTCGGCATCTATCCGTATCTCTGCCTCGCGGTGCTGCTCGTCGGCAGCCTGATCCGCTTCGATCGCGACCAGTACACCTGGAAGAGCGACTCGTCGCAGTTGCTGCGGCGCGGCGCGCTGCGGGTGGGCAGCAACCTGTTTCACTGGGGCGTGCTGGTGGTGGTGGTCGGGCATTTCGCCGGCTTCCTGATGCCGCACTGGCTCGTCTCGCCGTTCCTGTCGGCCTCGCAGCACCAGCTGATCGCGATGGTGGGCGGCGGCACGGCCGGCCTCGCCGCGTTCGTCGGCATCACGATCCTGATCGCGCGCCGGCTCGGCGACGCCCGCGTGCGCCACCACAGCCGCCATCGCGACGTCCTGATCGTGCTGATGCTGTGGGCGCAGCTCGCGCTCGGGCTCGGCACGGTGGTACTGTCGACGCGCCACATGGACGGCGCGATGTTCGTCCAGCTGACCGACTACGTGAAGGGCATCGTCACGTTTCGCCCCGACGCCGCGAACCTGCTCGCCGGCGTGCCGCTCACCTACCGGCTCCACATCCTGCTCGGCTTCACGATCTTCCTGGTTTCGCCGTTCACGCGGATGGTCCACATCTGGAGCGGCATCGCCTCGCTCGGCTACCTGCTGCGCCCCTACCAGCTCGTGCGCAAGCGCTGAGCACGGGCATGCGCGTCCGGCCCCGGTTCGCTCCCGGCGCGTGCGCGGCGGCCCGCCCGCGGCCTCGCGGCCGGCGCGGGCCACCGTTGCTGGCGGTGCAGGCGGTGCGGCGCCGCGATCGTCGCGCCGGCCGAATCCACCTCGACCGAATCCGCAGTACCCGAATCCACGCCGGCCGCCGCGCCGCGAATACGTCGCGGGCGCGGCGGCGGCCTGGCGAACCTCGCCTCAACCACACGGAGTGTCGTGTATGACTCGTCAACTCAACGCCGGCTCGTCCCCGGATGCGCAGACGATCCCGCTGCGCGCATGGTCGGTGCTCTTCGCGAGCACGCTCGCGTTCATGGTCTGCTTCGTCGTCTGGATGATGTTCGGCGTGCTCGGCGTGCAGCTGCGCGCCGACCTCGCCCTCAACAACTTCGAATTCGGCCTGCTGACCGCCACGCCGGTGCTGACGGGCGCGGTGATGCGCCTGCCGCTCGGCATCTGGACCGACCGCTTCGGCGGGCGCGTGGTGATGACCACGCTGCTGGTGGTGTGCGCGGTGCCGGTGTACGGCATCAGCTATGCGACGCAGCTCTGGCAGTTCCTCGTGATCGGCCTGTTCCTCGGCTGCGTGGGCGCCTCGTTCGCGGTCGGCACGCCCTACGTGGCGCGCTTCTTCCCGCCCAAGCGGCGCGGCTTCGCGATGGGTTTCTTCGGCGCGGGCACGGTGGGCGCGGCCGTCAACCTGTTCGTCACGCCGTCGCTCGAGGCGGCCTACGGCTGGCGCTTCGTGCCGCGCGCCTATGCGGTGGCGCTGCTCGTCACGGCGGTGATCTTCTGGTTCGCCGCGGCGCGCGACCCGGGCGCGGGCGCGAAGGGCGGCTCGCTCGTCGCCTCGTTCCGCACGCTGCGCGACCCGCGCGTCTGGCGGCTCTGCCAGTACTACTCGGTCACGTTCGGCGGCTTCACGGCGCTCTCGCTCTGGATTCCGCAGTACCTGACGCGCGAATACGGCATCTCGCTGGTGGCCGCCTCGGCCTTCGCGGCCGGCTTCTCGCTGCCGGGCTCGGTGCTGCGCGCGCTCGGCGGCGCGCTGTCGGACCGCTTCGGCGCCCACTCGGTGACCTGGCGCGGCCTGTGGATCGCCTGGGTCTGCCTGTTCCTGCTGTCGTATCCGGCCACCGATCTCGTGATCCACACCATCGACGGCACCGCGCAGCTGCGCATCGCCATGCCGCTCGCCGGCTTCGTCGCGCTGACCTTCGTGCTCGGCGTGGTGTTCGCGTTCGGCATGGCCTCCACGTTCAAGTACGTCGCCGACGATTTCCCCGACAGCATGGGCGTGGTGACCGGCATCGTCGGGCTGGCGGGCGGCCTCGGCGGCTTCCTGCTGCCGGTGCTGTGGGGCGCGCTGCTCGAGTTCATCCCCGTGCGTACCACCTGCTTCATGCTGCTCTACGGCATCGTATGGGTGTCGCTGATCCTGCTCTACGTGTCCGGCGTGCGACGCATCCCGCTGACCGGCGCGGCGCAGCCCACGGGCGGCGAGGCGCGCTGAGCCCGTTCGCGACGCGGCCCGCCGGCGCGGGATCGCGCGGGCGGGCCGATGGCCAGCTAGCCGACAGTGGCGGACCGGTGCTTGCGGACCGGTGAACGTGGCCGGTGAACGTGGCCCGTTGAATGCGGCCCGCTGGATGCGACTCGCCAGGTACGGGCCGATGGATATGGCCCGGCAAGCGCGGCCCGCCGAACGCGGCCGGCCGCCGCGCGCCGCCTCAGCGGCCGTCGATCGAGAAACGCCCCGGGCCGGTCACGGTCAGCGCGAGCAGGCCGCCGACGATGCTGACGTTCTTGTAGAAGTTGATCAGGTTCGCGTAGTGCTCGGCGCCCGTCATGGTCCAGTAGTGATGGCCGATGAACGCGGTGCCGAGCGTGTAGAGCGCGAGCAGCAGCGCGAGCGGGCGCGTGTAGAAGCCCAGCACGATCAGCAGCCCCACCGCGAACTCCATCACCACCGCGATGACCGCCGACAGCTCGGGCGCCGGCGCGCCCACGCTCGCCATGTAGCCGACGGTGCCGGCAAAGCCGGTCAGTTTCTGCCAGCCGAACAGCACGAACAGCACCATCAGCAGCACGCGGGCGAGCAGCAGCACGCCGTCTTTCTGTTTGTCGAGGGAGAGGTAACGCATGGTCTTGATCCTTGGTTTGACGATGTCGAATGACGCATTGCGCCGATGACGGCCCCGGTTTCGAGACAAGGAACGCGAGGTCGGCCCCGCGTCACGCCATCATCAGCCGCTTAGTCCTGCAAATCAATAACGAAACACGATGGGCCGGGTCGGGCCACCCCGGGGCCGGCCGTGCCACGCCGTCGTGCCGCGGCGCGGCCGGCCCGGGCCAGGTCGTACTCAGGCCCAGTCGGCCGTCACTTCGAGCGGGCGCAGGTCGAACACCAGCACCTCGGCGTCGCGGCCGGCCGAGAACGTCAGCGTCCGCTCGTCGCGAATCCGGGCGCCGTCGCCCTCGCCGAGCGTGACGCCGTTCACCGTCACGCTGCCGCGGGCCACGTGGACGTAGCCGAAGCGGCCTTCCGGCAGCGCGAGGCTGGCCGTTTCGTCGCCGTCAAACAGCCCGGCGTAGATCCGCGTGTCCTGGCGGATCGCGAGCGAGCCGTCGGCGGCGTCGGGCGACACCACCAGCTGCAACCGGCCGCGCTTGCGCGCCGCGTCGACGCTGGTCTGCTGGTAGCGCGGCTGCGCGCCCTTCTCCGACGGCCCGACCCAGATCTGCAGGAAGTGGACGCCGTCGTCACGCGAATGGTTGAACTCGCTGTGCGCGACGCCCGTGCCGGCGCTCATCAGCTGTACGTCGCCCGGCACGATCACCGAGCCGGTGCCCATCGAATCCTTGTGTTCGAGCGCGCCTTCCAGCACATACGAGAGGATTTCCATGTCGCGGTGCGGATGGGTGCCGAAGCCGCGGCCCGGCGCGACGCGATCGTCGTTGATCACGAGCAGGTCCGAGAAGCCGACCTGCTGCGGATCGTAGTAGTTGGCGAACGAGAAGGTGTGGCGGGAGCTGAGCCAGCCGTGTTCGGCACGGCCGCGGTCGCTGGCGTTTCTGACTTCGATCATGATGAATCTCCGGTTGAGCCCGCCGCGTCCCGTTGACATGGCGTTGCTCGATGGGATGCATCTTAAGTCAACCATCTTGATGAATAAATCGCCCATGAGATAATCATCGTCCTATTTTGGTGGACAATCATGCAACTCGACGATCTCCGCATCTTCATCGCGACGGTGGACGCCGGCAGCTTCACCGGCGCGGCCGACAAGCTGCTGCTGTCCAAGCAGTTCGTCAGCCGCCGCATGGCCACGCTCGAGGCGGCGCTGCGCGTGCGCCTGCTGAACCGCAACACGCGCAAGCTGGCCGTGACCGAATCGGGGCAGACGTTCTACACGCACGCGCAGCGGATCCTGGCCGAGGTCGCGCAGGCCGAGGAAGCGATGTCGGCCCGCCATACCGAGCTGCACGGCTCGCTGAAGATCAGCGCGCCGATGTCGTTCGGCATGAGCCATCTCTCGCCGCTGATCGCCGAGTTCCTGGCCGCGCATCCGGCCGTGCGGCTCGACGTCGAGCTGAGCGACCGGCGCGTGGACCTGATC
This window encodes:
- a CDS encoding DoxX family protein, whose translation is MRYLSLDKQKDGVLLLARVLLMVLFVLFGWQKLTGFAGTVGYMASVGAPAPELSAVIAVVMEFAVGLLIVLGFYTRPLALLLALYTLGTAFIGHHYWTMTGAEHYANLINFYKNVSIVGGLLALTVTGPGRFSIDGR
- a CDS encoding pirin family protein, encoding MIEVRNASDRGRAEHGWLSSRHTFSFANYYDPQQVGFSDLLVINDDRVAPGRGFGTHPHRDMEILSYVLEGALEHKDSMGTGSVIVPGDVQLMSAGTGVAHSEFNHSRDDGVHFLQIWVGPSEKGAQPRYQQTSVDAARKRGRLQLVVSPDAADGSLAIRQDTRIYAGLFDGDETASLALPEGRFGYVHVARGSVTVNGVTLGEGDGARIRDERTLTFSAGRDAEVLVFDLRPLEVTADWA
- the narH gene encoding nitrate reductase subunit beta produces the protein MKVRAQIAMVLNLDKCIGCHTCSVTCKNVWTSREGVEYAWFNNVESKPGVGYPDEWENQRRWHGGWQRHADGRITPRGGNRLRVLAKIFANPDLPELDDYYEPFTFDYAHLHDAGPTSAPPVARPRSLVSGRRLEKIEGGPNWEEILGGEFEKRARDANFEAVQKEIYGQFENTFMMYLPRLCEHCLNPACVASCPSGSIYKREEDGVVLIDQDKCRGWRMCVSGCPYKKIYYNWKSGKAEKCIFCYPRIEAGEPTVCSETCVGRIRYLGVLLYDADRIGEAAAVEHETDLYEAQLSVFLDPHDPLVIAQAERDGVPAAWLDAARRSPVHRMAIDWKIAFPLHPEYRTLPMVWYVPPLSPINAAASGGTLGMHGLLPDVGALRIPLRYLANLLTAGDEAPVKLALERLLAMRGFMRARHVDGASDADARAVLDQAGLSVAQVEEMYRYLAIANHEDRFVIPSSHREYAEDTFDLRAACGFSFGNGCSDGRSGTGLFGSAKPRQTIPIREVTP
- the narJ gene encoding nitrate reductase molybdenum cofactor assembly chaperone, with the translated sequence MLLDYPDAALLDALDSIDACLREQLGALPATAASLAGLARFHAYLRGHDLLTLQENHVGLFDHGRATSLHLFEHVHGESRDRGQAMVDLLQTYERHGLSLNPGELPDYLPVFLEYLSRLPAPEAAALLGETAAILLALARQLARRGSHYGFVLGALLPLAGIAPGQVPPAPDAPVDDAAAPPTPADLHELDASHADAPVRFGGAGAAAPKPAPGGEPTSGPCAAEPDTQPIHFHARRPAAGHDPIRSSSRGQS
- the narI gene encoding respiratory nitrate reductase subunit gamma, giving the protein MSAYSTYFLFGIYPYLCLAVLLVGSLIRFDRDQYTWKSDSSQLLRRGALRVGSNLFHWGVLVVVVGHFAGFLMPHWLVSPFLSASQHQLIAMVGGGTAGLAAFVGITILIARRLGDARVRHHSRHRDVLIVLMLWAQLALGLGTVVLSTRHMDGAMFVQLTDYVKGIVTFRPDAANLLAGVPLTYRLHILLGFTIFLVSPFTRMVHIWSGIASLGYLLRPYQLVRKR
- a CDS encoding MFS transporter; amino-acid sequence: MTRQLNAGSSPDAQTIPLRAWSVLFASTLAFMVCFVVWMMFGVLGVQLRADLALNNFEFGLLTATPVLTGAVMRLPLGIWTDRFGGRVVMTTLLVVCAVPVYGISYATQLWQFLVIGLFLGCVGASFAVGTPYVARFFPPKRRGFAMGFFGAGTVGAAVNLFVTPSLEAAYGWRFVPRAYAVALLVTAVIFWFAAARDPGAGAKGGSLVASFRTLRDPRVWRLCQYYSVTFGGFTALSLWIPQYLTREYGISLVAASAFAAGFSLPGSVLRALGGALSDRFGAHSVTWRGLWIAWVCLFLLSYPATDLVIHTIDGTAQLRIAMPLAGFVALTFVLGVVFAFGMASTFKYVADDFPDSMGVVTGIVGLAGGLGGFLLPVLWGALLEFIPVRTTCFMLLYGIVWVSLILLYVSGVRRIPLTGAAQPTGGEAR